A stretch of Arachis hypogaea cultivar Tifrunner chromosome 15, arahy.Tifrunner.gnm2.J5K5, whole genome shotgun sequence DNA encodes these proteins:
- the LOC112749490 gene encoding ribosomal RNA small subunit methyltransferase, mitochondrial: protein MLGAPRRVLGLIPYSLQKLSPRQLHHHDVNNGGGGNSEKEESFRFYKSRGQHILVNPRILDTIVRRSAINPTDTVLEIGPGTGNLTLKLLEAAHRVVAVEIDDRMVHVLEKRVLQHGLRHKLNVIQKDALRIRFPHFDLVVANIPYGISSPLLMKLVYGASPFRSATLLLQKEFAGRLLANPGDSEFNRLAVNVKLVADVEFVMDVSKRDFLPCPKVDSSVVIIRPKDQVPDVDMHEWRAFTRTCFSRKNKTLGATFKQKSKLLSLSKLSNVSGFAEEEEDDEDDEDEGGSRRSFKEKIIGVLKTGGYEDKRPSKLSIEELLHLLSLFNGAGIYFHDCRKNSNEDRFDEDDG, encoded by the exons ATGCTTGGAGCCCCAAGGCGCGTCCTTGGGTTAATCCCCTATAGTCTACAAAAACTGTCACCGCGGCAACTCCACCACCACGATGTCAACAATGGTGGCGGTGGCAATAGTGAAAAAGAAGAGAGCTTTCGTTTCTACAAGAGCAGAGGTCAACACATTCTCGTCAACCCTCGAATTCTCGACACCATCGTTCGGAGGTCCGCTATCAATCCCACTGACACTGTCCTCGAGATAGGACCCGGCACCGGCAACCTCACCCTCAAGCTTCTAGAAGCCGCCCACAGGGTCGTCGCCGTCGAGATCGACGATCGCATGGTACATGTACTCGAGAAGCGCGTCCTACAACACGGCCTCCGCCACAAGCTCAAC GTTATACAAAAAGATGCGTTGCGAATACGATTCCCACACTTTGATCTCGTGGTGGCGAACATTCCTTATGGGATTTCGTCACCTCTTCTGATGAAACTGGTGTATGGGGCAAGCCCATTTAGGAGTGCAACTCTTCTGCTTCAGAAGGAGTTTGCTGGAAGGTTACTGGCTAATCCCGGTGATTCTGAGTTCAACCGATTGGCGGTGAACGTGAAGCTTGTGGCTGACGTGGAGTTTGTCATGGATGTTAGCAAGAGGGACTTTCTGCCATGCCCCAAAGTTGATTCCTCTGTTGTCATAATCCGCCCCAAAGATCAGGTTCCAGATGTGGATATGCATGAGTGGAGGGCCTTCACCAGGACTTGTTTTAGCAGGAAGAACAAGACACTTGGGGCCACCTTTAAGCAAAAGTCCAAACTTTTAAGCTTGTCCAAACTGTCCAATGTGTCTGGttttgctgaagaagaagaagatgatgaggatgatgaggaTGAAGGGGGGTCTCGGAGGTCTTTTAAGGAAAAGATTATTGGGGTGCTTAAAACGGGAGGGTATGAAGACAAACGGCCTTCCAAACTTTCTATTGAGGAATTGCTGCATTTGCTCTCATTGTTCAATGGAGCTGGCATATATTTTCATGACTGTCGCAAGAACTCTAATGAAGATAGATTTGATGAAGATGATGGCTAG
- the LOC112749491 gene encoding 3-epi-6-deoxocathasterone 23-monooxygenase CYP90C1, with protein sequence MNPKPPRVTAYDLVVGIYNQQDMAWIIVTGVIISFITSLCWWLLRENNKKKKKKKVRRGKVPEGRWGWPIIGETLDFIASGYTSQPQPLTFLEKRKSMYGNVFKTSILGSSVIVSTEVEVNKVVLMNQGNMFVPAYPKSIRELMGEHSILNMNGTLHRKMHALIGGFLRSPQLKARITTDIERAVKQCLATWTSHQSIYVQDQVKMITFSVLVKVLMSVGAGEELKLLKKEFEEFIKGLICLPLKFPGTRLYKSLKAKERMVKIVKRIIEERKKKKKEKCSNEEEKDVVDVVLGNEWNPELTLEMMSSNIIEMMIPGEETLPTAMTIALFFLSNSPLALSKLREENMQLKRQKSSSPNSSDEYAWTDYMSLQFTQNVISETLRMANIVNGIWRKAVKDVEIKGYLIPKGWCVMASLTSVHLDSNNYENPFKFDPWRWEKIGAAASNNCFTPFGGGQRLCPGLELSRLELSIFLHHLVTTYRWVAETDEIIYFPTVKMKRKLPISVEPINA encoded by the exons aataacaagaagaagaagaagaagaaggtgagaAGGGGGAAGGTTCCAGAAGGGCGGTGGGGTTGGCCTATAATCGGAGAGACCCTTGATTTCATTGCCTCTGGCTACACTTCTCAACCGCAACCTCTCACCTTCTTGGAAAAGCGCAAGTCCAT GTATGGGAATGTGTTCAAGACGAGCATATTGGGAAGCAGTGTGATAGTGTCGACGGAGGTGGAGGTGAACAAGGTGGTTCTGATGAACCAAGGGAACATGTTCGTCCCTGCTTATCCCAAATCAATAAGGGAACTCATGGGGGAACACTCCATACTCAACATGAACGGCACCCTCCACAGGAAGATGCATGCACTCATCGGAGGCTTCCTCCGATCCCCGCAGCTCAAGGCTCGAATCACCACTGACATTGAACGCGCTGTCAAACAATGCTTGGCCACTTGGACCTCGCACCAATCAATATACGTTCAAGATCAAGTCAAAATG ATTACGTTTAGTGTATTGGTTAAAGTTTTGATGAGCGTTGGTGCTGGTGAAGAGCTCAAGTTGTtgaagaaagaatttgaagagttCATCAAAGGGTTAATTTGCTTGCCCCTCAAGTTTCCAGGAACAAGGCTATACAAATCCTTGAag gCGAAAGAAAGAATGGTGAAGATTGTGAAGAGGATAATAGaggagaggaaaaagaagaagaaggaaaaatgtAGTAATGAAGAGGAGAAGGATGTGGTGGACGTGGTGTTAGGGAATGAGTGGAATCCGGAGCTGACGTTGGAAATGATGAGCTCGAACATAATAGAGATGATGATACCTGGTGAAGAGACCCTTCCTACTGCCATGACCATcgctctcttcttcctttctaaCTCCCCTCTTGCTCTTTCCAAACTCCGA GAGGAGAACATGCAACTGAAGAGGCAGAAGAGTAGTAGTCCTAACTCTTCAGATGAATATGCATGGACTGATTACATGTCACTGCAATTTACTCAGAAT GTCATAAGTGAAACTCTTAGAATGGCCAATATTGTCAACGGCATTTGGAGAAAAGCAGTCAAAGACGTAGAAATTAAAG GGTACTTAATTCCTAAGGGATGGTGTGTTATGGCATCACTTACCTCTGTTCACTTAGACTCCAACAACTATGAAAACCCCTTTAAGTTTGATCCATGGAGATGGGAG AAAATTGGAGCTGCGGCTAGTAACAACTGTTTTACCCCATTTGGCGGTGGACAGAGATTATGCCCTGGGTTAGAACTCTCTAGGCTAGAGCTTTCTATTTTCCTTCACCATCTTGTCACTACTTACAG ATGGGTAGCTGAGACAGATGAAATAATATACTTTCCAACCGTCAAGATGAAAAGAAAGCTGCCAATTAGTGTAGAACCCATTAATGCATGA